CGCTAGGCTGGCGTCGTGACCGACCTCTCCGCCGCCCTCGACGCCACGGGACCGTCCGACGAGATGATCGCCGACGTGTTCCAGCGCGGCTGCACGTCCCGCCACGCGCTCGAGACCGTGACCGGCCGCTGGGGAGTCCTGACCGTCGCGGGCCTGCGCGACGGGGCCGTCCGCTTCAACGCCCTGCGCCGACGCATCGACGGCGTGAGCGAGAAGATGCTCGCCCAGACGCTCCAGGGACTCGAACGCGACGGACTGGTCGTGCGCGAGGTCCGCGCGACCATCCCCCCGCACGTCGAGTACTCGCTCACCGAGCTCGGGCAGGTCGTGGCCGACAAGCTCGTCGGCCTCCTGG
This region of Oerskovia jenensis genomic DNA includes:
- a CDS encoding winged helix-turn-helix transcriptional regulator, whose translation is MTDLSAALDATGPSDEMIADVFQRGCTSRHALETVTGRWGVLTVAGLRDGAVRFNALRRRIDGVSEKMLAQTLQGLERDGLVVREVRATIPPHVEYSLTELGQVVADKLVGLLDVLEAAVPQVAAAQEAYDARAAR